The Deltaproteobacteria bacterium genome includes the window TGTAGCAGCGCCAGGATGCCGTGACGTTGCAGGCCATGGCGTTGGTGGAAAGAAAAAACACGTTGCCGTAACCGCCCGTGGCCAGAACCACGGCATGGGCCTCGTGGCGCTCCATCTGCCCGGTGACGAGGTTGCGCACCACGATTCCCCGCGCCCTGCCGTTAACAACCACGAGATCGAGCATCTCCCGGCGCGGGAACATGGTGACCTTGCCGACGGATATCTGCCGGGCAAGGGAGCTGTAAGCGCCAAGCAAAAGCTGCTGGCCGGTCTGGCCGCGCGCATAGAAGGTGCGGGAAACCTGGGCTCCGCCGAAGCTGCGGTTGGCCAGAAGCCCGCTGTACTCGCGTGCAAAGGGGATGCCCTGGGCCGCGCAGTGGTCAATGATAAGGTTCGATACCTCCGCAAGCCGGTAGACGTTGGCCTCCCGCGCCCGGAAATCGCCGCCCTTTACGGTATCGTAGAAAAGCCGCCAGACCGAGTCTCCGTCGTTGGTATAGTTCTTGGCCGCGTTTATGCCGCCCTGGGCCGCTATGCTGTGCGCCCGTCGGGGGCTGTCCTGGATGCAGAAGGTTTTTACGTTATAGCCAAGCTCGGCAAGGGATGCCGATGCGCTTCCACCGGCAAGCCCGGTTCCAACCACTATCACCGTGAATTTGCGCTTGTTGGCGGGATTGACGAGCTTCAGATCCGCCTTGTGCCGTTGCCACTTGCTCTCGATTGGTCCGCCTGGAACCTTGGAATCAAGCGTCATGGGATAACTCCTTGAATATTTGAGCGCGGGGGATCAGCCCGCGACGGAATTGACCGCGAAAAGGAAAAAAAGCGGCAGGGCCCCAAGCCCCACGGCCACAAGAAGGCCGAAGACAAGGGAGAGCTTTTCGATCCCCGGCATGTACTTGGGATGGTTGGCCCCAAGGGTCTGGAAGGCGCTCCAAAGTCCGTGCCGCACGTGAAGGGCAACCACGATCATGGCGGCGGAATAGAGGCCGACGTTAACGGGGTTGCGGAAAAAATCCGACACGAAGGCAAACAGGGCGTCGGGCGCTGGCGGGTTCAAGCGAAAAGCGTAGAGATGCCAAGTAACGAATGCGAGAATGAGAATGCCGGTATAGGGCATGGTGGCGGATGAGAGGGTGCGCCCGCCCGCCCATTTTTTTCCGTGATAGCGAACGGGCCGGGCCGCCATGTTTTGTAAAAAAAGTGTAAGGCCCATTGAAATGTGAACGCAGGCGAAAAGGATGAGGCCGATTTCCGCAGCTTTCACCACGATGGCCAGTTCGTGGAGATGCTCCGCGTAGGAGTTCAAGGCCGCAGGCCCAAGGTAGGCGGTGAAATTTCCCGCAATGTGCCCGGCCAGGAAGCCCAGAAACCCGAGGCCGGTAAGGGCCATGAGGGATTTCTTTCCCACCGAGCTTCCAAAGGTGCGAATTACCCAATCCATAAACTTTTCCTCCACAGATAGGTAACGGAATGAAGGGGAAAGCGAGTAAAATTGCGATTGACCCGATTCCCGAAAAGAACTGCACAGTTTTCTAGACCCATCGGAAAAACAAGTCAACCACTTTTCTCATTTTTCAGCAATTAAGATTATTGTTGATAAAACAGTACTGATTATGTATTCCGAGATCGGAAACATCAAGTGTCTTGACAAAGGCCGCCAAAATAGTTAACTTGTAAATTAACAAGGATGCCCTGTGACACTGGACAAGGAACTGCTTATTGAAGGCGATTGTTTTTCCATCTACGAAATAATCAGGGATGGAAAGCCTTTGATAAAAAAATTTTTGCTGTCCCTTCCTTCCGATTTGTTAGAAAAAATCAAAAAGGAACTTCAGTTTATAGCCTTTAAGGGAACTCCCAGAAACGTACAGAAATTCGCCTATGAGGGCGACGGAATCTGGGCCATAAAGGCGAAGCAGGTTCGGATTTACTGTTTTTACGAAGGAAACCGGCTGATCCTTCTTGCCCACGGCGTGGTCAAAAAGCGCCCCAAGGCCAATCCGGTTGACCTGGAAAAAGCAAGGACGCTCAGAAGCGAGTGGAAAAAAATGAAAGGAGGAATGCAATGACAAGAGAACTGACCTGGTTTGAAAAGGAACTGGACAGAACCAGGCATGCTTTCGCCTTCCGGCTGGCTGGCCTGGAATTCGAGCTTACCGAGGACATAGCCACTCTGATGCAGGAAAAAAAGGTTACGCGGGCCGAACTTGCAAGGCGCATGGGCATAAGCCGGGCGGCGGTGACAGCGTTTTTGCGGGACGGGTCCAATCTTACGCTAAAGCGGATGCTCAGAATCGCCGATGCCCTGGGCGCTGAACTCACCGTCAAAATCGGCGGGAAGGAGGCGGTTGAGTCTGTGACTGACGCCGGTTCGCCGGAAACTGCGGAGATCGAGCCCCGGCAAGCTGTTGGAGGATGATTTTCCGGAAAAAGCGTGATATGCCGTAAAGCGAGCTTCGGGAAAACCCAACCTTTTTCGGACCCCTTTTCCATGCCAGACGAACCGTCATCCCCCCTAAAAAAAAGCCCGCTCAGGCGCGCCGCCGGTGTCGCAAAACTCCTTTTCACGCCCGTTGCAGTGGCCTTCATACTGTGGGCCGGATGGATGAACCGGCAGTCCCTGGCATCCACCCTTCAAACCGCCCTCTGGGGACGCCTCGCCCTGTCGGCCCTTCTCTGGGCCGCCGCGCACTTCGCGGCCCCCATCATGGCCTGCCTGGTTCTATCGGGCGGCTCCTTCAAGCTCGATTATCTATCGGCCTACGACATCCACGCGAAAAACCTTCCGGCGCGATACATACCGGGCGGGGTCTGGCACTCGGTGGGCCGGGTGGCGGCCTTCCACGCCCTGGGCGCGCCAGCCCGGAGGCTCATCCTTTTCGTTTTCCTGGAAAACTCCCTGGCCCCGGCCACCGGCTTTTTGTTTGGCGGATTGATCGTAACCGGCCTTAGGGGCCTTGCAGGATGGGGCGGGGTGGGGGCGGCGGGCGCGGCGGTGGGGGCGGCTGCCCTTCTGGCCCTGCCCGCAATCGGCAGGCGCTTCGTTCTGGGCGGGGAGCCCTTTCCCACGGCGGTGTTCATCAAGGCCTGCGGAGCCATGATACTCTTCTGGGCCGGGATCGCGTCCTCGTTCACTGTCTTTGTCTCGGCCTTCCCTGACGCATTTTCGAGGCTTGCGCCCATTTCCGTGGCCGGGACCTACATGTTTTCCTGGGCCGCCGGGAACCTGGCCATATTCGCGCCCCAGGGCATAGGGGTTTTCGAGACCGTGGCCGCAGGAATCCTGAACGGCTCGCTTTCGGTGGGCGCGGCTGCCGCGCTTCTGGTGGCCTTCCGGGGGGTGGCTCTGGTGAGCGACGCAGGAAGTTTCCTCTTGGCCCGGCTTGTCGTAATGATTTTGAGGAATAGAGAAAAAAATGAGGGCGGCAGGCCCAAAAGACCTATGTGATATTACTGCTTATAGGCTGTTTCATAACCCCCATGCGGGTGAAGGCCATATTTCAATCATCTCATTCAAGCCTCGAAAGTATTGATGATTTGGGACTATTATTCTGAAAATATAAAGTTTTTTGAAAGGGGGTGCGGGGGAAACTTTTTTTTCAAAAAAGTTTCCCCCGCAAAAGCAATTCCTAAAAAGGTTATGAAACGGCTTCTATCATTAAAAGCGCCGCGTAAACAGCCCCTGAGTGATCCGAAACCTCCGGGGCCAAAAAGCCCACGTCCGGGGAAGCGGGGTCGCAGGCGGAAAGAAGCTCGTTCGCGGCCTCGGCCAGCCCCTCCGGGCCTGCTTCAATGAGGCGCTTCAAAAGGCGCGATGAAAAATCCGAGCCTGCGCCCCTTTCCTTTTCCCGTTCGGAAAGACCCTGAAAAAAGCCCTCCACGATTTTTTCCACAGAAAACTCCGGGGCGAAAACAAGCCCGCCCGTTCCGTTTTCCCGGTCAAGCCTCATGCGAAGAATCGTATTGACGAAAAAATAGATGCCGGAATCCATGGGGTCGGGCAGATCATCGTCTTCTCCGCCAATCAGCGGGTCATGCCCGCGTGCGGTTATGAGTTTTACCTCCGGGCGGCCTTCGGAATCCGGGCGCACCACGAAGTCCCCGGCGGCGTGGTGCCAGGGGGACAACTGCTCCCCGCTTACGGGCTCGTAATAATAGGCAAGGATGCGGGACGCCTGGAAATAGACTTCGTCAAGAAATGCGTTGTCGGCGAAATATGGGCCTTTTATGGTGTCCCAGACTCTCAGTCCAATTTCACCCGTTGCCGGGTTTTGGGCAAGGTGGAACTCGAAAAAACCGGTGAGCCACGAAGTCATCAGAATCGTGCCGGAAAGACAAGCGTACTCGCCCTCGAAAAACCCGTAAGACCCTGGCAGATACTTTAAGGCTGAAGCCGCGTCCAGCTTTTCGAGAACCCCGACCTCCCGCCTCGCCATGAACCGGGCCATTGGCGCGAGGGCCGCGTTGGCGCACAGAACCGCCTGTTTTCCGCCGCCTTCGATTTCGATCCGCGCCGGGTGATAGAGCGCCCCGTGCTTTTCGGCGATGATCCCAACCCGTTCCGGTTCATGTCCCCCAAGGGCGAGGGTCAGGGCAGGAAGGGCCGGGCCTCCCAGAATCCGTTGCAAAAGCCCGAAAAAGTCGGCGTAGGACGGGCCACCTGTTTCTGCCTCACCCTGGCGGGAAACCGGGAGCGGGCGGGAGAGCCATTCGCGGTCGGCTTCCGCGTCCCCTTCGCCGGTTGAAATGAAATATTTGAATTCGGGATGACTGTTCACTTTTTTCCCCATTAGACACCAGAACCCGCAACGGCCCGGTAAATCTCCTGGATGGGCGCGCCATTTGCAACGGCCGCCCTGCGGCATGATTCGTATTCCGGGGTGACGCGAATGGAGCCGTCGGGCGTCACCACCTCCTTGGCGGCTATGTCGCCAAAGGGAGTCGAAACCGTGACCACCCTTCGCACCAACTTGGTCCGGGCCGCCTCGCACCAGCGCACGCCTATGGTGGTGGTTTCCGAAAGAATGAGCCTTATGAGCTGGTCCCGAAGTTCCGGTGGGCAGACAACCTCCACCAGGGTCGCCGGGCGGCTTTTTTTCATCTGGACCGGGATGAACATCACGTCAAGCGCTCCCTCGGAAAGGAGCCTCTCCATGAGAAACCCGTAGATTTCCGGGTTCATGTCGTCGATTTCGGTGGAGATCACCGTCACCCGGTCGTGGTCAAGGGACGCGGAAGGCTGGCCCAGAAAAACCCGAAGCGCGTTGGGGCCGCGTGAAAGAACGGCGGAGCCGAAGCCGAAACCGGTGGCGCTTATCGTCATTTCCGGCATTGGGCCGAAGGACTCGCAGAAGGTGGACGCTATGGCCGCGCCGGTGGGGGTGACGAACTCGAAGGCCGCGTCAACGCCGTAAACGGGGACGCCC containing:
- a CDS encoding succinate dehydrogenase cytochrome b subunit is translated as MDWVIRTFGSSVGKKSLMALTGLGFLGFLAGHIAGNFTAYLGPAALNSYAEHLHELAIVVKAAEIGLILFACVHISMGLTLFLQNMAARPVRYHGKKWAGGRTLSSATMPYTGILILAFVTWHLYAFRLNPPAPDALFAFVSDFFRNPVNVGLYSAAMIVVALHVRHGLWSAFQTLGANHPKYMPGIEKLSLVFGLLVAVGLGALPLFFLFAVNSVAG
- the larC gene encoding nickel pincer cofactor biosynthesis protein LarC; translation: MIAHLDCFSGISGDMTLGALLSLGADETGFRRAMDSLGLSGFDISITDENRGGLSGKRVSVNVTEPQPERHLSDIRKIIEGAAIPESVKARALAVFTRLAEAEAGVHGTTPDHVHFHEVGAVDAIIDVAGAAWLIEALQIKRLTASPLPMGTGLIKCAHGVLPNPAPATVRLLKGVPVYGVDAAFEFVTPTGAAIASTFCESFGPMPEMTISATGFGFGSAVLSRGPNALRVFLGQPSASLDHDRVTVISTEIDDMNPEIYGFLMERLLSEGALDVMFIPVQMKKSRPATLVEVVCPPELRDQLIRLILSETTTIGVRWCEAARTKLVRRVVTVSTPFGDIAAKEVVTPDGSIRVTPEYESCRRAAVANGAPIQEIYRAVAGSGV
- a CDS encoding type II toxin-antitoxin system RelE/ParE family toxin, whose protein sequence is MTLDKELLIEGDCFSIYEIIRDGKPLIKKFLLSLPSDLLEKIKKELQFIAFKGTPRNVQKFAYEGDGIWAIKAKQVRIYCFYEGNRLILLAHGVVKKRPKANPVDLEKARTLRSEWKKMKGGMQ
- a CDS encoding helix-turn-helix transcriptional regulator, whose product is MTRELTWFEKELDRTRHAFAFRLAGLEFELTEDIATLMQEKKVTRAELARRMGISRAAVTAFLRDGSNLTLKRMLRIADALGAELTVKIGGKEAVESVTDAGSPETAEIEPRQAVGG